One part of the Bdellovibrio bacteriovorus genome encodes these proteins:
- a CDS encoding Sec-independent protein translocase subunit TatA/TatB — protein MSEIIFLAVLALIVIGPKELPELARTLGRFLNELKRSTDSMGDELKQQMRLDKLDKLNMDTIRNPQQQAHQNEAEQAPLAASAEAAPIVEEQLEFPQATADEKSEEQKPS, from the coding sequence ATGTCTGAAATTATCTTCCTTGCGGTTCTTGCCCTGATTGTCATCGGGCCCAAAGAGCTTCCGGAACTGGCAAGGACTTTGGGGCGCTTTCTCAACGAGTTGAAAAGAAGCACCGATTCCATGGGTGATGAACTCAAGCAACAGATGCGCTTGGATAAGTTAGACAAGTTGAATATGGACACCATCCGCAATCCTCAACAACAAGCCCATCAGAATGAAGCAGAGCAAGCGCCGCTGGCTGCTTCCGCTGAGGCCGCGCCGATCGTTGAAGAACAGCTGGAGTTCCCGCAAGCCACCGCTGACGAAAAATCAGAAGAACAGAAGCCTTCATGA
- the tatC gene encoding twin-arginine translocase subunit TatC, whose protein sequence is MRREELDSKAQSLYEHLSDLRKCLINCVWILLIATGICYGFSEKIFDFVREPIRPYLPGGGLIYTGPLDKFIAHLKLSFVCGILLSCPFWLYQVWKFIAPGLYAKERKYTMGFIVSGTGLFVLGAAFSYWIALPMAFQFLMTFGGEVDKPMISIDQYMGFFTQMCLMFGVAFELPLVIVVLGMMGIVSQSFLRKNRRYAIMTIAVIAAIITPPDLLSMVMMLAPMWVLYEAAVLIVGVFEKKREDSYAVNERE, encoded by the coding sequence ATGAGACGCGAAGAACTCGATTCCAAAGCCCAATCTTTGTATGAGCACCTGTCAGATCTTCGTAAATGTCTGATCAACTGTGTCTGGATTTTGCTGATCGCAACCGGAATCTGTTACGGCTTCAGCGAAAAGATTTTCGATTTCGTGCGTGAACCAATTCGTCCCTACCTTCCAGGTGGCGGTCTGATCTATACCGGTCCTTTGGATAAATTCATCGCTCACTTAAAGCTATCCTTCGTGTGCGGGATCCTGTTGTCTTGCCCGTTCTGGCTTTATCAGGTTTGGAAGTTTATTGCTCCGGGCCTGTATGCCAAAGAACGCAAGTACACCATGGGCTTTATTGTTTCCGGCACGGGTTTGTTTGTGTTGGGGGCGGCGTTTTCTTATTGGATCGCGCTCCCGATGGCTTTCCAATTCCTGATGACTTTCGGGGGCGAGGTCGACAAGCCGATGATATCCATCGACCAGTACATGGGTTTCTTCACCCAGATGTGTTTGATGTTCGGTGTGGCGTTTGAGTTGCCGCTGGTGATTGTGGTTCTGGGAATGATGGGCATTGTGTCCCAGTCCTTCCTGCGCAAGAACCGTCGTTATGCCATCATGACCATTGCGGTGATTGCTGCCATCATCACTCCACCGGACCTTTTGAGCATGGTGATGATGCTGGCGCCGATGTGGGTTCTTTACGAAGCGGCGGTCCTGATCGTCGGTGTCTTTGAAAAGAAGCGTGAAGACAGCTACGCTGTAAACGAGCGCGAGTAG
- a CDS encoding acetyl-CoA carboxylase biotin carboxyl carrier protein subunit, which translates to MYFEAELKGKKFKVDVTEHRTTWKVSLQEEGKDWIHYDISKNDYKEAEQYISFLFGGKSYLIDVIGQDTEYTVFTRNSFRTIKVFNDEMLLHESLKKGGGFGGDQELKSGMPGKIIEIFAKEGEIVKANKPLLIMEAMKMENEMRATRDVKIKEIRVKQGDSVESGAVLIKFEEP; encoded by the coding sequence ATGTACTTTGAGGCAGAACTTAAAGGTAAAAAATTTAAAGTGGATGTGACCGAGCACCGCACGACCTGGAAGGTTTCCTTGCAGGAAGAGGGCAAAGACTGGATCCACTATGACATCTCCAAAAACGACTACAAAGAGGCTGAACAATACATCAGCTTCCTGTTTGGCGGTAAGTCCTATCTGATCGACGTCATCGGACAGGACACCGAGTACACGGTCTTTACGCGTAACTCATTCCGCACCATCAAGGTCTTCAATGATGAAATGCTGTTGCATGAATCCCTGAAGAAAGGTGGCGGTTTCGGTGGCGATCAGGAACTGAAATCCGGTATGCCTGGCAAAATCATCGAAATCTTCGCCAAAGAAGGTGAAATCGTGAAGGCCAACAAACCTTTGCTGATCATGGAAGCGATGAAGATGGAAAACGAAATGCGTGCGACTCGTGATGTGAAGATCAAAGAGATCCGCGTGAAACAGGGCGATTCGGTTGAATCCGGAGCGGTTCTGATCAAGTTCGAAGAACCATAG
- the accC gene encoding acetyl-CoA carboxylase biotin carboxylase subunit: MALFKKILIANRGEIAIRITRACRELGIGSVAVFSDADRDSLHVFLADEAYHIGPSPSRESYLNYSKIIEVCKKAGVDAVHPGYGFLSENTTFAQALKDAGITFIGPTVANIEAMGDKLSAKALMKKAGVPTVPGSDGGVESVEEAQKIAEKIGLPIIIKASAGGGGKGMRVVRQMDELESAFRACRSEGQNYFADPTVYIEKFINDPKHIEIQVFGDTHNNHVHLFERECSVQRRHQKIIEECPSPSVPHEVRLRMGEAAVRAAKQINYVGAGTIEFIFDNATKEFYFMEMNTRLQVEHPITEIVTGYDLVKEQIYVAAGKPLSFKQEDIKQKGHAIEARICAEDPITYKPHPGVIRACRHPQGPFMRVDSYAYPGYEVPIFYDPMIAKVITWGETREEAIDRMQRALSEFVLTGIKTNIVLHKTILDHAKFRDGSYTTQFIEKNFEVIEPNLFKEVEDPVFLIAAAITAYNDRKSKDVRQLNLTSNWKRISRKLQLRT, encoded by the coding sequence ATGGCATTGTTTAAAAAAATCCTGATCGCCAACCGCGGGGAAATCGCCATCCGTATCACTCGTGCCTGCCGCGAGCTGGGTATCGGATCTGTGGCGGTGTTTTCCGATGCGGACCGCGACAGTTTGCACGTATTCCTGGCGGACGAGGCTTATCACATTGGCCCGTCCCCTTCGCGTGAAAGCTACCTGAACTATAGCAAGATCATCGAGGTCTGCAAAAAAGCCGGCGTGGACGCCGTTCACCCGGGTTACGGCTTCCTGTCTGAAAACACCACTTTTGCGCAAGCTTTGAAAGATGCAGGCATCACCTTCATCGGACCGACAGTTGCGAACATTGAAGCCATGGGGGATAAACTTTCCGCCAAGGCTTTGATGAAAAAAGCCGGTGTCCCGACGGTTCCAGGCTCTGATGGCGGCGTTGAATCCGTTGAGGAAGCCCAGAAGATCGCAGAAAAAATCGGCCTTCCAATCATCATCAAGGCTTCCGCCGGTGGTGGTGGTAAGGGGATGCGTGTGGTTCGTCAGATGGACGAGCTGGAAAGCGCTTTCCGTGCGTGCCGCTCTGAAGGTCAGAACTATTTCGCGGATCCGACAGTATATATCGAAAAATTCATCAACGACCCGAAACACATCGAGATCCAGGTGTTCGGCGACACTCACAACAACCACGTTCACCTGTTTGAACGTGAGTGCTCTGTGCAGCGCCGTCACCAGAAGATCATCGAGGAATGTCCGTCCCCATCTGTGCCTCACGAAGTGCGCCTGCGCATGGGTGAAGCCGCTGTTCGCGCAGCAAAACAGATCAACTATGTGGGCGCGGGAACGATTGAGTTCATCTTCGATAACGCCACCAAAGAATTCTACTTCATGGAGATGAACACTCGTCTTCAGGTGGAACATCCGATCACCGAAATCGTGACGGGTTATGACCTGGTGAAAGAGCAGATCTATGTGGCTGCGGGCAAACCTTTGAGCTTCAAACAAGAAGACATCAAACAAAAAGGCCACGCGATTGAAGCCCGTATTTGCGCGGAAGACCCGATCACGTACAAACCACACCCTGGTGTGATTCGTGCCTGCCGTCACCCGCAAGGTCCGTTTATGCGTGTGGATTCCTACGCCTACCCTGGCTATGAAGTGCCTATCTTCTACGATCCAATGATCGCGAAAGTGATCACTTGGGGTGAGACGCGCGAAGAGGCCATCGACAGAATGCAACGTGCTTTAAGTGAGTTCGTGTTGACCGGTATTAAAACCAATATCGTTCTTCATAAAACCATCCTGGATCACGCAAAATTCCGTGATGGCTCTTACACAACTCAGTTCATTGAAAAGAACTTCGAAGTGATCGAACCAAATCTTTTCAAAGAAGTTGAAGACCCTGTATTCCTGATCGCGGCGGCAATCACTGCTTACAACGATCGTAAATCCAAAGACGTTCGCCAGCTGAACCTGACTTCCAACTGGAAGCGTATCAGCCGCAAACTTCAATTGAGGACGTAA
- a CDS encoding acyl-CoA carboxylase subunit beta has translation MSTEVSSGIQARLADLEKRNEAAMAGGGAARLAKHKQGGRLTARERVDVLLDPGSFVEMDRFVSHRCTNFGMDKNVVPGDGVITGYGRINGKLVYLSSQDFTVIGGSMSRTQANKICKVMDLAMKNGAPFISINDSGGARIQEGIESLGGYADIFTRNTMASGLIPQITAIMGPCAGGAVYSPSITDFVFMVKNTSYMFVTGPDVIKTVTHEDVTKEELGGATTHSAKSGVAHFAAEDDKHCLLLIREMMNFLPSNNLDDAPVLPTNDRPDRLTEALNSLIPENPKKPYDMISVITECVDEGYFLEVHKHFAQNLIVGFARFNGRPVGIVANQPNILAGCLNIEASRKGARFIRFCDAFNIPVVSFVDVPGFLPGKDQEWNGIITHGAKLLYAYAEATVPKITVITRKAYGGAYIVMGSKLLRSDVNLAYPSAEIAVMGADGAVSIIFREEINKAKDPVAERARLTAEYEAKFSNPYVSAELGYTDEVIEPAMTRKRIIDSLEMLKHKRDVTPAKKHGNIPL, from the coding sequence ATGAGCACAGAAGTTTCATCTGGCATTCAAGCACGATTGGCAGATCTTGAGAAAAGAAACGAAGCCGCAATGGCCGGTGGTGGCGCAGCTCGTTTGGCGAAACACAAACAAGGTGGTCGTCTGACTGCACGCGAGCGCGTGGATGTTTTGCTGGATCCAGGCAGCTTTGTTGAAATGGATCGTTTTGTTTCTCACCGTTGCACAAACTTCGGCATGGATAAAAACGTGGTTCCTGGTGATGGTGTCATCACGGGTTACGGCCGTATCAACGGCAAACTGGTTTATTTGTCTTCTCAGGATTTCACCGTGATCGGTGGATCCATGTCCCGCACTCAAGCCAACAAGATCTGCAAAGTGATGGATCTGGCGATGAAAAACGGGGCTCCTTTTATCTCTATCAATGACTCTGGTGGCGCGCGTATCCAGGAAGGTATTGAATCCCTGGGTGGTTACGCGGACATCTTCACCAGAAACACCATGGCTTCCGGTTTGATCCCACAGATCACCGCTATCATGGGCCCGTGCGCGGGTGGTGCGGTTTACTCCCCGTCCATCACGGACTTTGTCTTCATGGTGAAAAACACCTCTTACATGTTCGTGACCGGTCCTGATGTTATCAAGACTGTGACTCACGAAGATGTGACCAAGGAAGAACTGGGTGGAGCGACCACTCACTCTGCAAAATCCGGCGTGGCTCACTTTGCTGCTGAAGATGACAAGCACTGCTTGCTTCTGATCCGCGAGATGATGAACTTCCTTCCATCCAACAATCTTGACGATGCTCCGGTTCTTCCAACCAACGACCGTCCGGACCGTTTGACTGAAGCTTTGAATTCTTTGATCCCGGAAAATCCAAAGAAACCTTACGACATGATCTCTGTCATCACAGAGTGCGTGGATGAGGGTTACTTCCTGGAAGTGCACAAACACTTCGCTCAGAATCTGATCGTGGGCTTTGCACGCTTCAACGGCCGTCCTGTGGGTATCGTGGCGAATCAGCCCAACATCCTTGCTGGCTGCCTGAACATCGAAGCGTCCCGCAAAGGTGCTCGTTTCATCCGCTTCTGTGACGCCTTCAACATCCCGGTTGTTTCCTTCGTGGACGTACCAGGCTTCCTGCCGGGTAAAGACCAGGAATGGAATGGCATCATCACTCACGGTGCGAAGCTTCTTTATGCTTATGCCGAGGCGACGGTGCCAAAAATCACCGTTATCACCCGCAAAGCTTACGGCGGTGCTTACATCGTTATGGGCTCGAAACTTCTTCGCTCTGACGTGAACCTGGCTTACCCGTCTGCAGAAATCGCGGTTATGGGCGCTGATGGTGCGGTCAGCATCATCTTCCGTGAAGAGATCAACAAAGCCAAAGACCCTGTGGCCGAGCGCGCGCGCCTGACGGCAGAATACGAAGCCAAGTTCAGCAATCCATACGTCTCCGCTGAACTGGGCTACACAGATGAGGTTATTGAGCCAGCGATGACTCGTAAACGCATCATCGACTCTTTGGAAATGCTGAAACATAAACGTGACGTTACTCCGGCTAAAAAGCACGGAAACATCCCTCTGTAG
- a CDS encoding S8 family peptidase, with amino-acid sequence MDVQKILSAVACVFVFAACSQKSAETVFPENGALDSSACRGQALENKFIVQWEDGSFTTETAANAEEFKENFIKPQLENIKHVDYDRVIQLQRSSEVSATAFTDSWGQQRIGAPTVWSQGVYGQGVKVAVVDAYVDVSHPQLLPRIAVNTDEIPNNGIDDDKNGIVDDYYGAAFVSQPGNNQTPSSHGSHVAGIIAADSRYGSIEGVAPQAQIIPAQFIANDGGGSLGDAVLAMQYSASRGAKIINASWGGAPCVASLRNAFVELEKKGILVVVAAGNDGRDVDVYPEFPASFNMANQITVAAASVSDFMTSWSNSGFSLVHVAAPGERILSTVPGGSTAYMEGTSMAAPFVSGAAALVWSAKPTATAVQVKEAILKSVDVSSGHEFKVNTRGRINVEKALQYIQQLVP; translated from the coding sequence ATGGATGTTCAAAAAATTCTCTCGGCGGTCGCTTGCGTCTTTGTATTTGCAGCTTGTAGCCAGAAATCCGCTGAAACAGTCTTTCCAGAAAATGGCGCGCTTGATTCCAGCGCCTGTCGTGGTCAGGCTCTTGAAAACAAATTCATCGTGCAATGGGAGGACGGCAGTTTCACAACTGAAACCGCGGCCAATGCCGAAGAATTCAAAGAAAATTTCATCAAACCTCAATTGGAAAATATCAAACACGTTGATTACGATCGCGTGATCCAACTGCAAAGATCCAGCGAAGTGTCGGCAACAGCCTTCACCGACAGCTGGGGTCAGCAGCGCATTGGCGCCCCGACGGTGTGGAGCCAGGGCGTTTACGGCCAGGGCGTGAAAGTCGCCGTGGTGGATGCTTACGTGGATGTGTCCCATCCCCAACTGCTTCCACGCATTGCTGTGAACACGGATGAAATCCCGAATAACGGCATTGATGACGATAAAAACGGGATCGTGGATGATTACTATGGCGCGGCCTTTGTTTCCCAGCCAGGTAACAACCAGACTCCAAGCTCGCACGGTTCACACGTGGCGGGTATCATCGCCGCGGATTCTCGCTATGGTTCGATTGAAGGTGTGGCTCCCCAGGCGCAGATCATTCCCGCGCAGTTTATTGCCAATGATGGCGGTGGATCTTTGGGGGATGCCGTTCTTGCCATGCAGTACTCTGCCAGTCGTGGGGCCAAGATCATCAACGCCAGCTGGGGTGGAGCTCCGTGTGTGGCCTCTTTGCGAAACGCTTTTGTAGAGCTTGAGAAAAAGGGCATTCTGGTTGTCGTCGCTGCGGGTAATGACGGGCGCGATGTGGATGTGTATCCGGAATTCCCCGCGTCCTTCAATATGGCCAATCAGATCACAGTGGCTGCCGCTTCGGTTTCAGACTTCATGACCTCTTGGTCCAACAGTGGTTTTTCTCTGGTGCACGTTGCGGCTCCGGGGGAAAGAATTCTTTCCACCGTGCCGGGCGGATCCACTGCTTATATGGAAGGAACCAGCATGGCAGCACCGTTCGTCAGTGGTGCCGCAGCCCTGGTTTGGAGTGCCAAACCGACGGCCACAGCAGTGCAAGTTAAAGAGGCAATTTTGAAGTCTGTGGACGTGTCTTCCGGACACGAGTTTAAAGTAAATACTCGAGGGCGCATCAATGTCGAAAAGGCGCTTCAGTACATTCAGCAGTTAGTTCCGTAA
- a CDS encoding purine-nucleoside phosphorylase — MTYIRTKTSAKPKIGVVLGSGLGAFVKEVEVETTIPYKDIPHFSPPTVEGHSGNLIFGKINGQSIAILQGRNHYYEGHSMESVVFPTRTLAMLGVETLILTNSAGGFGENMQAGDFMVIEDHINLMGTNPLMGPNIKELGPRFPDMTEAYDKRLIQIMEDVLMKQGTRYHKGVYCGVSGPTYETPSEVRYLKLIGGKAVGMSTVPETIAANHLGLRVAALSCITNLAAGISSQKLSHDEVTETAKQVEMQFSSFLREFIAHI, encoded by the coding sequence ATGACCTACATCCGCACCAAGACTTCGGCAAAACCGAAAATCGGTGTTGTATTGGGATCGGGCCTTGGCGCTTTTGTGAAAGAAGTGGAAGTTGAAACGACCATTCCTTACAAAGACATTCCTCACTTCTCCCCTCCGACTGTCGAAGGACATTCCGGAAATCTGATCTTCGGTAAAATCAATGGTCAATCCATCGCGATCCTTCAGGGTCGCAACCACTATTACGAAGGCCACAGCATGGAAAGTGTTGTGTTCCCGACTCGTACTTTGGCGATGCTGGGTGTGGAAACTTTGATTCTGACCAACTCTGCCGGTGGTTTCGGTGAAAACATGCAGGCCGGTGACTTCATGGTCATCGAAGATCACATCAACCTGATGGGCACGAATCCTTTGATGGGTCCGAACATCAAGGAACTGGGCCCTCGTTTCCCAGACATGACGGAAGCTTACGACAAGCGCCTGATCCAGATCATGGAAGACGTGCTGATGAAACAGGGCACACGCTATCACAAAGGTGTGTACTGCGGTGTGAGCGGTCCTACTTATGAAACTCCGTCTGAAGTTCGTTACTTGAAACTGATTGGCGGTAAAGCGGTCGGCATGAGCACGGTTCCAGAAACCATCGCAGCCAACCACTTGGGTCTGCGTGTCGCGGCTCTTTCTTGCATCACGAATTTGGCGGCAGGGATTTCTTCTCAAAAGCTTTCCCACGACGAAGTGACAGAGACAGCCAAGCAAGTAGAGATGCAATTCTCCTCGTTTTTGCGCGAGTTCATCGCTCATATCTAA